From a single Mycobacteriales bacterium genomic region:
- a CDS encoding acyl-CoA dehydrogenase yields the protein MTGDWRTELPLTRSTAGTVLRAVHAAGELDLPLPGSGRTLARWTALAELAAADLSLGRLAEAHADAVAILAELGGPPAVGLWGVWAAEPPTARVVAGRSGSGWRLSGTKAWCSGAEILDRALVTAHAGDERRLFALDVAAIVPDPASWPAVGLAATGTVTITLDAVPGIAVGGPGAYLDRPGFWHGAAGLAAAWYGGALGAARLLLAA from the coding sequence GTGACCGGAGACTGGCGCACTGAGCTGCCGCTGACCCGGTCCACCGCCGGGACGGTGCTGCGGGCGGTGCACGCGGCCGGGGAGCTCGACCTGCCCCTCCCGGGCTCCGGCCGCACGCTCGCGCGGTGGACCGCGCTGGCCGAGCTGGCCGCCGCCGACCTCAGCCTCGGCCGGCTGGCCGAGGCCCACGCCGACGCGGTCGCGATCCTGGCCGAGCTGGGCGGGCCGCCCGCGGTCGGGCTCTGGGGCGTCTGGGCCGCGGAGCCGCCGACCGCCCGGGTGGTCGCCGGGCGGTCCGGGTCCGGCTGGCGGCTGTCCGGCACGAAGGCCTGGTGCTCCGGGGCCGAGATCCTGGACCGGGCCCTGGTCACCGCGCACGCCGGCGACGAGCGGCGGCTGTTCGCCCTCGACGTGGCCGCGATCGTCCCGGACCCGGCCAGCTGGCCGGCGGTCGGCCTGGCCGCGACCGGAACCGTCACGATCACCCTGGACGCGGTGCCGGGCATCGCGGTCGGCGGCCCGGGGGCGTACCTGGACCGGCCCGGCTTCTGGCACGGCGCCGCCGGCCTGGCCGCGGCCTGGTACGGCGGCGCGCTCGGCGCCGCCCGGCTGCTGCTGGCCGCG